Proteins encoded together in one Dasypus novemcinctus isolate mDasNov1 chromosome 9, mDasNov1.1.hap2, whole genome shotgun sequence window:
- the FNDC10 gene encoding fibronectin type III domain-containing protein 10, with amino-acid sequence MRAPPRRPPRPARLPPPLLPLLLLAACAPPPCAAPAPTPPAPAAWEPAADAPWCPYKVLPEGPEAAGGRLCFRSPARGFRCQAPGCAAHASAGRSLRASVLRNRSVLLQWRLAPAEARRLRGFALNCSWRGAYTRFPCERVLLGASCRDYLLPDVHDGVRYRLCLQPLPLRAAPGPAAARGPASPAPPPPPAPAECVEFAAEPAGMREIVVAMTAVGGSICVMLVAICLLVAYITENLMHPAFGRPAPRRQP; translated from the coding sequence atgcgcgccccgccccgccgcccgccgcggcccgCGCGCCTCCCGCCGCcgctgctgccgctgctgctgctggccgCCTGCGCCCCGCCGCCCTGCGCCGCGCCCGCCCCGACGCCGCCCGCGCCCGCGGCCTGGGAGCCGGCGGCCGACGCGCCCTGGTGCCCCTACAAGGTGCTGCCCGAGGGCCCCGAGGCGGCGGGCGGGCGCCTGTGCTTCCGCAGCCCCGCGCGCGGCTTCCGCTGCCAGGCGCCCGGCTGCGCGGCGCACGCCTCGGCCGGCCGCTCGCTGCGCGCCAGCGTCCTGCGCAACCGGAGCGTGCTGCTGCAGTGGCGCCTGGCGCCCGCCGAGGCCCGCCGCCTGCGCGGCTTCGCGCTCAACTGCTCGTGGCGCGGCGCCTACACGCGCTTCCCGTGCGAGCGCGTGCTGCTCGGCGCCTCCTGCCGCGACTACCTGCTGCCCGACGTGCACGACGGCGTGCGCTACCGCCTGTGCCTGCAGCCGCTGCCGCTGCGCGCCGCGCCCGGCCCGGCCGCCGCCCGGGGCCCCGCctcgcccgcgccgccgccgccgcccgcgcccgccgaGTGCGTGGAGTTCGCCGCCGAGCCGGCCGGCATGCGGGAGATCGTGGTGGCCATGACGGCGGTGGGCGGCTCCATTTGCGTCATGCTCGTGGCCATCTGCCTGCTCGTGGCCTACATCACCGAGAACCTCATGCACCCGGCCTTcgggcgccccgccccgcgccggcAGCCCTGA